A genomic segment from Kyrpidia tusciae DSM 2912 encodes:
- a CDS encoding LysR substrate-binding domain-containing protein yields MEYLNLRRLYVFQTVAKHLSFSRAADELYLSQPAVSQHIRLLEEYFDVELFEQSGKKIVLTEAGLYLKDAANQLFKQLEAIHQTVRDIRSHHIGSLKIAADTTAGAFVVPPFLHQFHDLYPRVNIKLDVGNRSMVLQRLVRREVDLAVMGYPRVPANLKADPFKDNPLVVIAPPDHPLTREANIPLDRLMEEPFLMRERGSGTRSTVEMFFDKHGLAPRITMELGSIAAIKEAVASGLGLSIVSEAAVRTELEVGKLTVLSVDHLPIMRKWYVVYADERSLSPFATIFRNLLLNS; encoded by the coding sequence ATGGAATACCTCAACCTGCGCAGACTGTACGTCTTTCAAACGGTCGCCAAACACCTGAGTTTCTCCCGGGCGGCCGACGAACTGTACCTGAGCCAACCCGCCGTCTCCCAACACATTCGACTATTGGAAGAATATTTTGACGTCGAGCTCTTTGAGCAGTCGGGGAAAAAAATCGTCCTGACCGAAGCCGGGCTGTACCTGAAGGACGCGGCCAACCAGCTGTTCAAGCAGCTCGAAGCCATCCATCAGACGGTGCGGGACATCCGCAGCCATCATATCGGCAGTCTGAAGATCGCCGCCGATACGACGGCCGGAGCTTTTGTCGTGCCCCCTTTTTTGCACCAGTTTCACGACCTGTATCCGCGGGTCAACATCAAACTCGATGTCGGCAATCGCAGCATGGTGCTGCAGCGCCTCGTTCGCCGGGAGGTCGATCTCGCGGTGATGGGCTATCCCAGGGTACCCGCCAACCTGAAGGCCGATCCGTTCAAAGACAACCCCCTGGTCGTCATCGCACCACCCGATCATCCCCTGACCCGGGAGGCGAACATTCCCCTGGATCGGCTCATGGAGGAACCGTTTCTCATGCGGGAGCGCGGTTCGGGAACCCGAAGCACGGTGGAGATGTTTTTCGACAAACACGGCCTGGCGCCCCGCATCACTATGGAGCTCGGGAGTATCGCAGCCATCAAGGAGGCGGTGGCTTCGGGACTCGGGCTCTCCATCGTCTCCGAGGCGGCGGTGCGGACGGAACTGGAGGTGGGAAAACTCACAGTCCTCTCCGTCGACCATTTGCCGATCATGCGAAAATGGTATGTGGTGTATGCCGATGAACGGAGCCTCTCCCCATTCGCAACAATCTTTCGTAATTTACTGCTTAATTCATAA
- the gap gene encoding type I glyceraldehyde-3-phosphate dehydrogenase: MSIRVGISGMGRIGRLVLRALDSRPELDVVAVNATTDPATLAHLIKYDSVHGRFPGEVVADGDGIRLNGRWIRVVSDRDPLRLPWGELGVEIVLEATGKFTTREAAAAHLEAGARKVIITTAAKSDDLMVVYGVNHELYDPEKHHIISSSSCTTNCLAPIIAVLQDAFGIVEGAMTTVHSFTGDQRSLDNPHKDLRRARAASQSIVPTTTGAARAIGKIFPELAGRLNGVSIRVPTPNVSLVDLVATLQEPADVEMINHVFTEAARGRLRGILQVSFEPLVSSDYIGDAHSCVVDALSTMLIGERTVKILGWYDNEMGFAHRMVDLMEYVGLRNKVAYPVGDQT; the protein is encoded by the coding sequence ATGAGCATCCGAGTGGGGATCTCCGGGATGGGGAGGATCGGACGACTGGTGCTCCGGGCTTTGGACTCCCGGCCGGAGCTCGACGTCGTAGCGGTGAATGCGACGACCGACCCGGCGACCCTCGCCCATCTCATCAAATACGACAGTGTACACGGCCGGTTTCCCGGGGAAGTGGTGGCGGACGGCGACGGCATCCGCCTGAACGGTCGCTGGATTCGCGTCGTGTCGGACCGCGACCCGCTCCGTCTGCCCTGGGGCGAGCTCGGCGTCGAAATCGTGCTGGAGGCGACGGGCAAGTTCACCACCCGGGAAGCGGCCGCGGCCCATCTGGAGGCCGGAGCGCGGAAAGTGATCATCACCACCGCCGCCAAGTCTGACGATCTCATGGTGGTCTACGGCGTCAATCACGAACTGTATGATCCCGAAAAACACCACATCATCTCCAGCTCTTCCTGCACCACCAACTGCTTGGCCCCGATCATCGCCGTTCTCCAGGATGCCTTCGGGATCGTGGAAGGCGCCATGACAACGGTGCACAGCTTTACGGGCGACCAGCGCAGCCTGGACAACCCGCACAAAGACCTTCGTCGGGCCCGGGCTGCCAGCCAGTCCATCGTGCCCACCACCACCGGGGCCGCCCGGGCGATCGGAAAGATTTTCCCAGAACTGGCCGGCCGGTTAAACGGCGTGTCCATTCGGGTACCGACCCCGAACGTATCCCTGGTGGATTTGGTCGCGACCCTACAAGAGCCGGCTGACGTAGAAATGATCAACCATGTGTTCACCGAGGCCGCCCGGGGACGCCTCCGGGGCATTCTCCAGGTGTCCTTCGAACCGCTGGTGTCATCGGACTATATCGGGGATGCCCACTCCTGTGTCGTCGATGCCCTTTCCACCATGCTCATCGGCGAGCGCACGGTCAAAATCCTCGGCTGGTATGACAACGAAATGGGCTTT
- the fba gene encoding class II fructose-1,6-bisphosphate aldolase — protein MHVHPKASYREVLEDANAKGYAVGQFNLNGLEYLQAIVEVAEEERSPVILGVSVSSMKYIGLHYLTALADAAKLRARVPVILHLDHGPNFEVVQQAIRGGFDSVMYDGSEHELERNIAETRRVVDAAHAAGVDVEGELGQIAGTEDEVSVDEREAMLARVDDAIRFAEETGIDALAPALGTAHGMYRTAPEIDFGRLENIFEKTKKPIVLHGGSGVPDDDVRRAISLGVAKINVNTEAQMEFNRIVREKLGNDPKLYDSRKYLGPARDAVKEIVRKKIHLFGSHNRY, from the coding sequence TTGCACGTCCATCCCAAAGCATCGTATCGGGAAGTGCTCGAAGACGCCAATGCCAAAGGATACGCGGTCGGCCAATTTAACCTCAACGGCCTGGAGTACCTCCAAGCCATCGTCGAAGTGGCCGAAGAAGAACGGTCCCCGGTCATCCTCGGCGTGAGCGTCAGCTCGATGAAGTACATCGGCCTGCACTATTTGACCGCCCTGGCCGATGCGGCGAAACTCCGGGCCCGGGTTCCGGTCATCCTGCACCTCGATCACGGGCCGAACTTCGAAGTGGTCCAACAGGCCATCCGGGGCGGGTTTGATTCGGTGATGTACGACGGCTCCGAGCACGAACTGGAACGGAATATCGCCGAAACGCGCCGGGTGGTGGACGCCGCCCACGCCGCGGGTGTGGACGTCGAAGGGGAGCTCGGGCAGATCGCCGGGACGGAGGACGAGGTGTCCGTGGACGAGCGGGAGGCGATGCTCGCCCGGGTCGACGATGCGATCCGCTTTGCGGAGGAGACGGGGATTGACGCCTTGGCCCCGGCCCTGGGGACGGCCCACGGGATGTATCGGACAGCACCGGAGATCGATTTTGGGCGCCTTGAGAACATTTTCGAAAAGACGAAAAAGCCCATCGTCCTGCACGGAGGATCCGGTGTCCCCGACGACGACGTCCGCCGGGCGATCTCCCTGGGAGTGGCGAAGATCAACGTCAACACGGAGGCCCAAATGGAATTTAACCGGATTGTTCGCGAAAAGCTCGGTAATGATCCGAAATTGTACGACTCGCGCAAATATTTAGGTCCAGCAAGGGACGCCGTGAAAGAGATCGTGCGGAAAAAGATTCATCTGTTCGGCAGTCACAATCGATATTGA
- a CDS encoding phosphoribulokinase has protein sequence MQRRPKAILIGIAGDSGAGKSTFVGELRELIGADRVMTISIDDYHSLDRRERNQIGVTALHPWKANNLGLLVDHVWQLKAGRTIQKPIYDHSTGTIAPPENVTPTDIVLLEGLHILYLEKLREALDLKIYFDTDTRLRVRWKVRRDRETRGYTEEEVLAEIERRRTDVVRYIEPQKAWADLVIKYVPDDDRAPTEDNPEPIKVQIAERLRGPKRRLVKWLSLGSRFGLIEAVHYYENIVGEEMEVADIQGKTAPTSMSALMEMISDTAHLKEKMNERDYDPIRVTQFLVANMIMELAYGRQGIQGAWAN, from the coding sequence ATGCAGCGGAGACCCAAGGCCATTCTCATCGGGATCGCCGGCGATAGCGGAGCGGGAAAATCCACCTTTGTCGGGGAGTTGCGGGAGTTGATCGGTGCCGACCGAGTGATGACCATCTCCATCGACGACTACCATTCTCTGGATCGGCGGGAACGCAATCAAATCGGCGTCACCGCCCTCCACCCGTGGAAGGCGAACAACCTCGGCCTGCTCGTCGACCACGTTTGGCAGCTGAAGGCGGGCCGGACGATTCAAAAACCGATTTATGACCACAGCACGGGAACCATCGCCCCACCGGAGAATGTCACCCCCACAGATATCGTCCTCTTGGAGGGGCTGCACATCCTCTACTTGGAAAAATTGCGGGAAGCTCTGGATCTAAAAATCTATTTTGACACCGACACCCGGTTGCGGGTGCGTTGGAAGGTGCGCCGGGACCGGGAAACCCGGGGTTACACCGAGGAGGAGGTCCTGGCGGAAATCGAGCGGCGGAGAACCGATGTCGTCCGGTATATCGAACCCCAAAAGGCCTGGGCCGACCTGGTCATCAAGTACGTGCCGGATGACGACCGGGCTCCCACGGAAGATAACCCCGAGCCGATTAAAGTCCAGATCGCCGAACGCCTGCGCGGACCCAAGCGGCGGTTGGTCAAATGGCTTTCCCTCGGTTCCAGGTTCGGCTTGATCGAAGCGGTCCACTATTACGAAAATATCGTCGGCGAGGAGATGGAGGTTGCCGATATCCAGGGCAAGACCGCACCGACCTCCATGAGCGCGCTGATGGAGATGATCAGCGACACGGCCCATCTCAAGGAAAAGATGAACGAGCGGGATTACGACCCCATTCGAGTCACCCAGTTCCTCGTTGCGAACATGATCATGGAGCTGGCCTACGGGCGGCAAGGCATCCAAGGCGCATGGGCGAATTGA